Genomic segment of Pacificitalea manganoxidans:
GCGTCTGGGCGGGCTGGAATTTGGCGATCCCGATCCGCTGGCCACCCGCCGCGGCCTGTCGTTCCGCGGGTCGTTCCGCTATGTCGACGAAATCGACACCTCGGAATATGACGAGTTGGACGGGCTGGACGATGTGGACGCCACCTATGAACTGGGCGGCGGCGTGTCTTATGGCGGTGCGAACTACATGGTGTTCGCGGATGCCCGCTACGGCATCGGCGGTCACGAAAGCTGGGTCGCGGAACTGGGCGGTGACATCATCGCGCGCCCGACCGAAAAGCTGTCGATTACCTTTGGTCCGCGTTTCCTGCTGGGCGATGACGGCTATGCCGACACCTATTTCAGCGTCGATGACGACGAAGCTGGCACGCTCGACGCCTATGACGCCGATGGCGGGCTGATCACCGCCGGTGTCGAACTGGGCGCGCGGTATCAGTTCAATCAGGATTGGGGCATCGAAAGCGCGCTGACCTACGACAAGTTCGTGAATGACGCCGCCGACAGCCCGATTGTCGAGGCGGGCAGCGACGAGCAGTGGGGCCTGCGGCTTGGCATCACCCGCCGCTTTACCATCGGCGCGTTCTGAGCACCCGATCCATTGGATGATTTTGACAGGCGCCCCGAGGGGCGCCTGTTGCGTTTTAAACTCCATATAATTGCGTCCTGCATCCGGCGAAAACCATGCGTGGCCAATCGGTTAAGCTAAGAGGCAACCGGTTCCCGCGACCTGCGAAAAAAGTTTTGGGAACTGACCGGGCAGGCACGGGCTTGCTCTGTCATACGGACTGCGCATGACAGCGCGGTCTGAGCAACTTTCGCAGGAGGAAGTCATGAAACGTATTCTGACCACCAGCGCCATTGTGGCGCTCATGTCCGGTCCGGTTTTTGCCGAAGCACATATGCAAAAGGGTGAAGCCGACGCCGAAGCACAGGCGACCGGCACCGCATCCTATGGTGATTTTGCCAGCGCGCAGGGCCTGCAGGGCTACCGCGCGACCGATTTCATCGGCAAAACCATCTACATCCCCGAAGCCGACGCAGAAGCCGGTAACGAAGGTGAGCTGACCGACCCGTCCGAGAATTGGGAAAGCGTTGGCGACATCGGCGACATCATCCTGTCCTCCGATGGTCAGATCCAGAACGTGATCGCCGATATCGGCGGCTTCCTCGGCATGGGCGAGCGTCAGGTGGCGATCTCCATGGATGAGCTGGATTTCATGGCCGATGGCGATGACGAAGATGATTTCTTCCTCGTCTATAACGGCGACCGCTCGATCCTCGAAGAAGCGGATGAATTCTCGTGGGGCGAAGGCCTTGAGAACGAAGACACTGCTGCTTCGGACCAGCAGATGGCTGAAGGCACCGTAGCCGAAGAAGCCGAAGCCGAAACCGAGGAAATGGCGGCGGATGCCGAAGCCATGACTGAAGAAGCCGGTGACGAAGTGGCCGAGGCCGCGAACGAAGCCGAAGCCGAGACCGAGGAAATGGCCGCTGAGGCCGAAGCCGAGATCGAAGGCGAAAACGACGGTGTCGTGGCCGAAGCTGATGCGGAGACCAACACCGAAACCGACGCGGCAGTCCCGGCCACCGGCACCACCGAAATGGCTGCGACCGACCCCGCCAATGCAGAAATGCAGATGGTTCCGGTTGAAGTGTCGTCCGTCTCCACCGACGATCTGATCGGCGTGTCCGTGATGGGCAGCGACGACCAGCGCATCGGCGAGATCGGTGAACTGATCGTGGCCGACGATGGCACCATCAACGAAGCCATCATCGACGTTGGTGGTTTCCTGGGCATTGGCGAAAAGCCGGTTGCCGTGTCGTTCGAGGAAATCGAACTGATGCGCGAAGGCGAAGGCGGTCCGCTGACCGCTCGCGTCAACGCCACCGAAGACGAACTGGAAGGCATGAATGCCTACGAAGAGAACGACGGCTAATCCCGTCACCCTCTTTACCAGACCCTGTTGAGGAAGGGGCCGGTTTACACCGGCCCCTTTTTCGTGGAACCGTGCTGCTTATGCTGCGTTGCGGCATAGGGAGGACAAATCGACCCCGGCGGCGGCGCCGGGGCGGGGTTGTCGTGATCGTGCAGCGCCGCTCCTTGCTGTCCCGGTTCACGGGGGACACGAGACATGGATGAAATTCCGGCGCCGATCGATATGGTCACCGGTCTGATCGACCGCATCCCGAACGAAATCGAAGCTCTGGCCCTGCTCTGTGGCAGTATCGCGATTTTCCTGCTGCTGCATGGGCTCGCCTTTGCGCTTGCGCTGCGGCTGACGGCGGATAAATCGCCGATCCTGCAATCGCTGATCCGCCGCGCGCGCCGCCCCATGCGGCTGGCGTTTGTGCTGGCGTCGCTGGTCATCACGCTGCCCTATCTGAACCTGCCCTATGGCTGGGAACGGATGCTGGCCCATACCGCGCAGGTGCTGATGATCGTGATTATCGGCTGGACGGCGTATATCCTTGTCAATCATTTCACCGACCGCTCCATCCTGCGCCACCGCATGGATGAGGAGCCGGGGCTGGAGACGCGCAAATACGTCACGCAGGTGAAGGTGCTGCGCCGGATCGCCAATATCGTGTTGATCCTGCTGACCTCCATCGCCGTCCTGCTTACCTTTGACGGGGTGCAGGAATACGGCGCGAGCCTGCTGGCCTCCGCCGGGGCGGCGGGTCTGGTTCTGGGTCTGGCGGCGCGGCCTGTTCTGGCGAATGTGATCGCGGGCATTCAGATCGCCCTGACCCAGCCGATCCGCATCGAGGATGTGGTGATCGTCGAAGGGGAATGGGGCTGGATCGAAGAGATCTATTCCACCTATGTCGTCGTTCGGATCTGGGATTGGCGGCGGCTGGTGGTGCCGATTTCCTACTTTATCGAAAAGCCGTTCCAG
This window contains:
- a CDS encoding MipA/OmpV family protein — protein: MTIRISQSATATMLSSAAFVLTIAATPALAGNVDPVMIEPAPVTPVAAPAAAPAFVFSLRGGVATAPEYFGSDEYTVGPDLGFRFHGLRLGGLEFGDPDPLATRRGLSFRGSFRYVDEIDTSEYDELDGLDDVDATYELGGGVSYGGANYMVFADARYGIGGHESWVAELGGDIIARPTEKLSITFGPRFLLGDDGYADTYFSVDDDEAGTLDAYDADGGLITAGVELGARYQFNQDWGIESALTYDKFVNDAADSPIVEAGSDEQWGLRLGITRRFTIGAF
- a CDS encoding PRC-barrel domain-containing protein, encoding MKRILTTSAIVALMSGPVFAEAHMQKGEADAEAQATGTASYGDFASAQGLQGYRATDFIGKTIYIPEADAEAGNEGELTDPSENWESVGDIGDIILSSDGQIQNVIADIGGFLGMGERQVAISMDELDFMADGDDEDDFFLVYNGDRSILEEADEFSWGEGLENEDTAASDQQMAEGTVAEEAEAETEEMAADAEAMTEEAGDEVAEAANEAEAETEEMAAEAEAEIEGENDGVVAEADAETNTETDAAVPATGTTEMAATDPANAEMQMVPVEVSSVSTDDLIGVSVMGSDDQRIGEIGELIVADDGTINEAIIDVGGFLGIGEKPVAVSFEEIELMREGEGGPLTARVNATEDELEGMNAYEENDG
- a CDS encoding mechanosensitive ion channel family protein; protein product: MDEIPAPIDMVTGLIDRIPNEIEALALLCGSIAIFLLLHGLAFALALRLTADKSPILQSLIRRARRPMRLAFVLASLVITLPYLNLPYGWERMLAHTAQVLMIVIIGWTAYILVNHFTDRSILRHRMDEEPGLETRKYVTQVKVLRRIANIVLILLTSIAVLLTFDGVQEYGASLLASAGAAGLVLGLAARPVLANVIAGIQIALTQPIRIEDVVIVEGEWGWIEEIYSTYVVVRIWDWRRLVVPISYFIEKPFQNWTREGSSIIGDVTWEVDYTIPVGEVRARLIEAVKESKYWDGQVVNLQVVGCDKDTMTLRGLMSARNAPQTWELRCEIREKMLDWLQQEHLDKMPRVRGELVMAGGSVAVDGVGPGVDRRTPTAPRPAE